A stretch of the Nicotiana tabacum cultivar K326 chromosome 6, ASM71507v2, whole genome shotgun sequence genome encodes the following:
- the LOC107822863 gene encoding kunitz trypsin inhibitor 5-like, which yields MKMFILLSFLHLLIAFSSCNARITTPNQLLPPPVRDNQGEILTSDSRYFMLPGAGGGGVTRDLGNGTETSSSFVCPFQVVQSRKDLDPGMPVFLKPLNNQVTKITESTSLNIKFYLNPTFACADNLVWMVEGFPGTQSPFFLSTNGVEGDPLQMTSWFQIKKFNDHPTDYSYKLVFCPWGESFCSDIGIEVVDRQRRLALTLSPNNTYRFVFVKDISQGISII from the coding sequence ATGAAGATGTTTATTTTGCTTTCGTTCCTCCATCTCCTTATTGCCTTTTCCTCTTGTAATGCTAGAATAACAACTCCGAACCAGCTCTTGCCTCCTCCGGTGCGTGACAATCAAGGCGAGATTCTCACATCAGACTCCAGGTACTTCATGTTGCCTGGAGCTGGTGGTGGCGGAGTAACACGAGACTTGGGAAATGGAACTGAAACCAGCTCTAGTTTCGTTTGTCCATTTCAAGTGGTGCAGTCTCGAAAAGATCTAGACCCCGGCATGCCTGTGTTTCTAAAACCTCTTAATAACCAAGTTACAAAGATCACTGAATCAACTTCTCTTAACATCAAGTTCTATCTTAATCCAACTTTCGCATGTGCTGACAACTTAGTGTGGATGGTTGAAGGTTTTCCAGGAACACAGAGTCCGTTTTTCTTGTCAACTAACGGAGTAGAAGGAGATCCCTTACAAATGACCAGCTGGTTTCAGATTAAGAAATTTAATGATCATCCTACTGATTATTCTTACAAGTTGGTTTTTTGTCCATGGGGAGAATCCTTCTGTAGTGACATTGGAATCGAGGTAGTTGACCGACAAAGGCGTTTGGCTTTGACTTTGAGCCCCAATAATACCTACCGATTTGTGTTCGTCAAAGATATAAGCCAAGGAATATCGATTATATGA